From a region of the uncultured Draconibacterium sp. genome:
- a CDS encoding RagB/SusD family nutrient uptake outer membrane protein has translation MIKYISKIAVLLIIIVFTACEDTFLSPDPSGVITSSNFFSNDTELEAAILNMYDGIQGVNSTSTSDNHGIMYEFYITEMRTDNTETKSSEGEDAQFESFTVQATNGRVSDYYDSYYNIIYRANLVLENLGVASEDAVGAFEGEAKFVRAYAYFNLVRLFGDVPLVDKVISPSDAETAYTRVSTSTIYDLIESDLQTAIANLDNTYKGRASKAAAQALLAKVYLTQGENYDSAQSLCEDVMASGFSLEPNFKDVFYNELNDEIIFAVEYLGDLTDDSQNFSAEWLNAVGRTSGVNYVTANAREALDAMGGDRTMYSYRQDAKQYEKYQVVKYLPNGDSNLGIDPTSSDPQKAGNDWIILRYADVLLMHVEAIMAGGAETSSSSAINSFMQVRNRAGITDVVSTITKEDLLNERRVELAFENHRFFDLVRFGMAEQVLSAFSNETGGSFSATDLLLPIPQREINLSKGLLTQNPGY, from the coding sequence ATGATTAAATATATAAGCAAAATAGCGGTGCTTCTAATTATAATAGTATTCACTGCGTGTGAGGACACATTTTTGAGTCCAGATCCTTCGGGTGTTATAACTTCTTCTAACTTCTTTTCAAATGACACTGAATTAGAAGCAGCCATTCTAAATATGTATGATGGAATTCAGGGAGTTAATTCTACAAGTACATCCGATAATCACGGTATCATGTACGAGTTCTATATTACTGAAATGAGAACTGACAATACCGAGACAAAGAGTAGCGAAGGTGAAGATGCTCAGTTTGAAAGTTTTACTGTACAAGCAACAAATGGTCGGGTTTCAGACTATTATGATAGTTACTACAACATCATTTACAGAGCAAATTTGGTTTTAGAAAACTTAGGTGTAGCATCAGAAGATGCTGTTGGTGCTTTTGAAGGCGAAGCGAAGTTTGTAAGGGCCTATGCTTACTTTAATTTAGTACGCTTATTTGGTGACGTTCCTTTAGTCGACAAAGTAATTAGTCCATCTGATGCAGAAACAGCCTATACAAGAGTATCTACTTCCACTATTTACGATTTAATTGAGTCCGACTTACAAACTGCAATTGCTAATCTTGACAATACATATAAGGGTAGAGCTTCAAAAGCAGCAGCTCAGGCATTGCTAGCTAAAGTGTATTTAACTCAAGGTGAAAATTACGACTCAGCACAAAGCTTGTGTGAGGACGTAATGGCAAGTGGTTTTTCGTTAGAGCCTAATTTTAAAGATGTATTTTATAATGAGCTAAATGACGAGATCATTTTTGCTGTTGAGTATCTTGGAGACCTTACTGATGACAGTCAAAACTTCTCGGCTGAATGGTTAAATGCTGTTGGTAGAACCAGTGGAGTTAACTATGTTACTGCCAATGCTCGCGAGGCCTTAGATGCAATGGGTGGTGATCGTACTATGTATTCTTATCGCCAGGATGCTAAACAGTACGAAAAATACCAGGTTGTTAAGTATCTTCCTAATGGAGATAGCAATTTAGGAATTGATCCAACTTCGAGCGATCCTCAAAAAGCAGGTAACGACTGGATTATTTTACGCTATGCCGATGTATTGTTAATGCATGTTGAAGCAATTATGGCAGGTGGTGCCGAAACTTCAAGCTCTTCGGCGATTAATTCATTTATGCAGGTGCGTAACCGAGCTGGAATTACTGATGTGGTATCTACAATTACCAAAGAAGATTTATTAAACGAGCGTAGGGTTGAATTGGCCTTCGAAAATCACAGATTCTTTGATTTAGTACGCTTTGGAATGGCTGAGCAAGTATTATCAGCTTTCTCTAACGAAACAGGTGGAAGTTTCTCGGCAACTGATTTATTGTTACCAATACCTCAGCGCGAGATTAACTTAAGTAAAGGATTGCTTACGCAAAATCCTGGTTACTAA
- a CDS encoding kelch repeat-containing protein — MMKTGKNILLYFLFFALVTLVSCTVDDEDEITDGDWWEMSDFDGVPRSDAVCFKINDMAYIGLGYDGDDRMNDFWKYDPDNNFWTKVASFPGAARNGAVAFSMDGKGYVGTGYDGEDELKDFWEYDPSKDTWTQKADFMGSARYGAVGFAVSGKGYIGSGYDGNYLKDFYAYSPESDTWEQIISIGGSKRRDAACFVIGSKAYVMSGLDNGVYEDDLWEYDPSTGYWTEKRAISDDDDDLSYDDDYLSIARINGVGFTLNGLGYLATGSIGSMISNIWEYDPQLDLWTEKTSFEGTSRTEAVGFAVGSRGYIATGRSSTYYFDDIWTFDPVIEYDEDN; from the coding sequence ATGATGAAGACAGGGAAAAACATTCTTTTATACTTTTTATTTTTTGCATTGGTAACGCTGGTTTCTTGTACCGTCGATGATGAAGATGAGATTACCGATGGTGACTGGTGGGAAATGTCGGATTTTGATGGTGTGCCACGCAGCGATGCTGTTTGTTTCAAAATTAATGATATGGCATACATAGGTTTGGGATATGATGGCGACGACCGTATGAACGATTTTTGGAAGTACGATCCGGATAATAATTTCTGGACAAAGGTTGCATCATTTCCGGGAGCAGCCAGAAATGGTGCTGTAGCATTTAGTATGGATGGAAAGGGTTACGTTGGTACCGGATACGACGGAGAGGATGAGTTGAAGGATTTTTGGGAATATGATCCTTCTAAGGATACATGGACTCAGAAAGCAGATTTTATGGGTAGTGCACGCTATGGAGCTGTTGGTTTTGCAGTAAGTGGAAAAGGTTATATCGGCAGTGGTTACGACGGGAATTACCTAAAAGACTTTTATGCTTATTCGCCTGAGTCTGATACCTGGGAACAAATTATCAGTATTGGCGGATCGAAAAGAAGGGATGCTGCTTGTTTTGTAATTGGCAGTAAAGCCTATGTAATGTCGGGGCTGGATAATGGTGTTTACGAAGACGACCTTTGGGAATACGATCCGTCAACCGGGTACTGGACTGAAAAACGTGCCATATCAGACGATGATGACGATTTGAGCTACGACGATGATTATCTTTCAATTGCACGTATAAATGGTGTTGGCTTTACACTAAATGGATTAGGATACCTTGCAACCGGTAGTATCGGATCGATGATTAGCAATATTTGGGAATACGATCCACAGTTAGATTTGTGGACAGAAAAAACATCTTTTGAAGGTACTTCACGTACAGAAGCTGTTGGTTTTGCAGTTGGTTCGAGAGGCTACATTGCCACTGGCAGAAGTTCAACGTATTACTTTGATGATATTTGGACATTCGATCCTGTAATAGAATATGATGAGGATAATTAA
- a CDS encoding helix-turn-helix transcriptional regulator: MSNELGMSRIQLYRKVKALTNYSPVEFITLFRLKKAVSIMKMTDTNLAQIAYQVGFSAPSYFSKSFKKYYGKSPSEYLKAIKGV; encoded by the coding sequence TTGAGCAATGAACTGGGCATGTCGCGAATTCAGTTATACAGAAAAGTAAAGGCTTTAACCAACTATTCTCCTGTTGAATTTATTACATTATTTCGCTTGAAAAAGGCTGTTAGCATAATGAAAATGACGGATACAAACCTGGCTCAAATTGCTTACCAGGTTGGTTTTTCGGCACCTTCTTATTTTTCTAAAAGTTTTAAGAAGTATTACGGAAAAAGTCCGAGTGAATATTTGAAAGCAATAAAGGGAGTATAG
- a CDS encoding TIM barrel protein, producing the protein MNSRRSFIKIASLASMVTLTGFTPVLGMSSLGSNSKRKVYIFSKHLQWLDFEEMALTAKEVGFDGIDLTVRPKGHVIPERVKEDLPKAIKAIKKAGLNADRMTTAITDPEDNLTIDILETAAKEGIKNYRLGWFDYDPSLSIEENIAGFNLKLKGLAQLNKELGLTAAYQNHAGEMAGGPVWDMGLMLDGIDPNLVGVRYDIRHATVEGGTAWPLGMKFLADKINSFDVKDFIWKKTEGTWRPFNVPVGEGMVDFERYFQIIDELSINGDFTLHLEYPIGGAEHGSTTLSCSPDEVIVAMKKDLKTLRSFF; encoded by the coding sequence ATGAACTCAAGAAGGTCGTTTATTAAAATAGCATCACTTGCTTCCATGGTGACTCTAACTGGTTTTACTCCTGTACTCGGGATGAGTAGTTTGGGATCCAATAGCAAAAGGAAGGTTTACATTTTTTCGAAACACCTGCAATGGTTGGATTTTGAGGAAATGGCATTAACAGCCAAAGAAGTTGGTTTTGATGGAATAGACTTAACTGTTCGCCCTAAAGGACATGTTATACCGGAACGAGTAAAAGAAGATCTGCCAAAAGCAATCAAAGCAATTAAAAAGGCCGGTTTAAATGCTGACCGAATGACCACTGCCATAACAGATCCGGAAGATAATTTAACTATTGATATTCTGGAAACAGCAGCAAAGGAGGGGATTAAGAATTATAGACTTGGGTGGTTCGATTATGATCCATCACTTTCTATTGAGGAAAACATCGCTGGATTCAATCTTAAATTAAAAGGATTAGCACAGCTTAATAAAGAATTGGGATTGACAGCAGCTTATCAGAACCATGCCGGTGAAATGGCTGGAGGCCCTGTTTGGGATATGGGCTTGATGTTGGATGGGATTGATCCGAATTTGGTTGGAGTAAGATATGATATCAGGCATGCAACGGTTGAAGGAGGTACAGCATGGCCACTGGGAATGAAATTTCTTGCAGACAAAATCAATAGCTTCGATGTAAAAGATTTTATCTGGAAGAAAACTGAAGGAACGTGGCGACCTTTTAATGTGCCGGTAGGAGAAGGAATGGTTGATTTCGAACGCTATTTCCAAATCATCGATGAGTTAAGTATTAATGGTGATTTCACTCTTCATCTGGAATATCCAATTGGTGGTGCCGAGCATGGTTCTACAACACTTTCCTGTTCGCCAGACGAAGTAATAGTAGCCATGAAAAAGGATCTGAAAACTTTACGAAGTTTCTTTTAA
- a CDS encoding DUF4270 family protein: MKKKAIIVLVGWLFLLSCHDDESLMVSLGDNYINNQTNVALIDTIQVLLSTVKIDSIPTSESSYLLCGSYTDADLGNISATTYAQIGMPLADIDDDEIFDSIVICTNYSGMAYGDTLLPQTFKVHRVREDIEPSDDYDAAPYLYNTTTLNYDEIPLGSKTIVPKPNFHDTLAIRLNDELGLEFLSYLRDDDEFESTSEFLDYFQGVALVPGDENNSILSFDVDSSFQIRVYTHIIKETKVNKSYTFVHQSTSHNHFNNVSNDVSGMALEQATTQTEEISSSLLNKRSYLLSSLGYTTRIDFPGISKILEVQYKNILYKAELVLKPLSGTYKSKGELPEELILYTSDKKNNVVEELTDQDDYSIPATFYYDEFYDEYTQYIFDITDFIYTELSDGYVDPEDGLLVMLPETEYGGTLDNLVFDARSLSNYRPTLNLYYVFYE, translated from the coding sequence ATGAAGAAAAAAGCAATTATTGTCCTTGTTGGCTGGTTATTTTTATTGTCGTGCCACGATGATGAATCACTAATGGTCTCACTTGGCGACAACTACATTAACAACCAAACAAATGTTGCACTTATTGATACTATACAAGTCCTTTTATCAACCGTAAAAATCGATTCAATCCCTACTTCCGAGAGCAGCTATTTATTGTGTGGCAGTTACACCGATGCCGATTTAGGAAATATAAGTGCCACTACCTATGCTCAAATTGGTATGCCATTGGCCGATATCGACGACGATGAGATTTTTGACTCGATAGTAATTTGTACGAACTACAGCGGAATGGCTTATGGCGACACGCTTTTACCTCAGACATTTAAAGTCCATCGTGTAAGAGAAGATATAGAACCAAGCGACGATTACGATGCCGCCCCCTATCTTTATAACACCACCACTTTAAACTACGACGAAATTCCTTTAGGATCGAAAACAATTGTTCCTAAACCCAACTTTCACGATACGCTTGCCATTCGTTTGAACGACGAACTGGGCCTGGAGTTCCTGTCCTACCTTCGCGATGATGATGAGTTTGAATCGACAAGCGAATTCCTTGACTATTTTCAGGGAGTGGCACTGGTTCCGGGAGATGAGAATAACTCGATATTAAGTTTTGATGTTGATTCATCTTTTCAAATAAGGGTTTACACGCACATTATCAAAGAAACCAAAGTTAACAAGTCGTACACATTTGTGCATCAAAGCACATCGCACAATCATTTCAACAATGTTAGCAACGATGTTAGTGGCATGGCCCTGGAGCAAGCCACAACTCAAACCGAAGAAATTTCTTCAAGCCTGTTAAACAAACGCTCATACCTGCTGTCAAGTTTGGGTTATACCACGCGAATTGATTTTCCGGGTATCAGTAAAATTCTGGAGGTACAATACAAAAACATACTCTACAAAGCAGAATTGGTGCTTAAACCGCTATCGGGAACTTACAAAAGTAAAGGAGAATTGCCTGAAGAACTCATCCTCTATACTTCCGACAAAAAAAACAATGTTGTTGAGGAGCTGACCGACCAGGATGACTATTCAATTCCGGCCACCTTTTATTACGACGAATTTTACGACGAATATACACAGTACATCTTCGATATCACCGATTTTATTTACACCGAATTGAGCGATGGTTACGTTGACCCGGAAGACGGATTACTGGTAATGTTGCCAGAAACCGAATATGGCGGCACGCTTGACAACCTCGTATTTGATGCCCGATCACTTTCCAATTACCGTCCTACCTTAAACCTGTACTACGTTTTTTACGAATAG
- a CDS encoding TonB-dependent receptor, with the protein MKKFLSLIIIFLAFAIGVSAQNQLTGNVIDAENNEALIGATIIEKGTTNGTTTNVDGNFSLTTQSESGIIEISFIGYISQEIEFTGDANLNISLKADVTGLDEVVVVGYGVQKKSHLTGAISKLENENMEQVAVARVDDALIGKISGVNIQATDGGAGTAPTIRIRGTGSISGSSDPLIVVDGIVVDSDYLGNLDMNDVASFEVLKDAASAAIYGSRGANGVIMITSKQGKEGKTKFNFNSYYGFKEAHQSDAYYFSVAETAAAELAATGELSARTQYKQMIGVDRDWQDVIFDGGTIQNYSFSARGGSENTKFSTSINYLNDEGVLLTDGYEKFGLKLKLDTKVNKFKMGVNLSPSYSNRRRFDGSTHDILRQPPWLPVYHDENTIQFVDRNTYPDVQVGDYANQRHFDNYMLNGSEVDISNTSNVNPAAKVLERDYTYKKFKMYGVAYVQYDITKDLNFKSSFGGDFQNTDVRRWQGPLGHRNGADNTQLYESTQNRIHLVNDNFFSYDKRMGDHDISAILGMSVESWDTEFASINATDYTFDYIQNISAAGTISAAESGKYEERLLSFTSRVNYAYKDKYLASASFRRDGSSRFGSDTKYGNFTAFSVGWRLSEEDFLKDSEAINSLKLRFSYGVTGNNAIDAGTVYEEHYPYLALLETSTAVVNGSLVTGFNALNIANPELGWEKSVEYNPGLDFMLWDGLLSGSIEYYNRTSDNLILENPVSTTTGFDAALINRGEVENSGIEVELRSTVNITKDFSWSGAIMASKNENKLNDFAESNGQIQSVDSKRAAEWINLEGLPISSFYGWVVDRDIPLEYLNNPYHPVGGEAQDVYVKDLNGDGIIDDEDKAVLGNPYPELIWSFSNDFKFKNFDFSFMFQGSHGAEVRNMGDQYIFNHFNSSQDFDPAITPDQEFIKQKIFTNDIIQDASYIALRNINFGYTFGKNLLERTFIEKARIYVSAQNLLYFTADDYTGFNPESIDTTSPTTYGYQRAGSPIAKTISFGVNIDF; encoded by the coding sequence ATGAAAAAATTCTTAAGCCTTATCATTATTTTTCTGGCTTTTGCAATTGGAGTTTCTGCTCAGAATCAGCTAACGGGAAATGTTATTGATGCAGAAAATAACGAAGCCTTAATTGGGGCTACAATTATTGAAAAGGGGACAACTAACGGTACAACTACAAATGTCGATGGTAATTTCTCTTTAACAACTCAAAGCGAATCAGGAATAATTGAAATATCATTTATAGGCTATATAAGCCAGGAGATTGAGTTCACTGGGGATGCTAACTTAAACATAAGTTTGAAAGCCGACGTTACCGGCCTTGATGAGGTTGTGGTAGTTGGATATGGAGTTCAGAAGAAATCGCACCTTACGGGTGCTATATCGAAACTGGAAAATGAAAATATGGAACAAGTAGCGGTAGCACGTGTTGATGATGCTCTGATTGGTAAAATATCGGGTGTTAATATTCAGGCTACCGATGGTGGGGCAGGTACAGCGCCTACAATTCGTATCAGGGGTACAGGCTCAATTAGTGGTAGTTCCGATCCATTAATTGTGGTTGATGGTATTGTAGTTGATTCGGATTACCTTGGAAATTTAGATATGAACGATGTGGCCTCTTTTGAAGTGTTGAAAGATGCTGCTTCGGCCGCAATTTATGGTTCTAGGGGTGCAAATGGTGTAATTATGATTACATCGAAACAAGGTAAAGAAGGAAAAACAAAATTTAACTTCAATTCTTATTACGGCTTTAAAGAAGCGCACCAAAGCGATGCTTATTACTTTTCTGTTGCCGAAACTGCTGCTGCTGAATTAGCTGCTACAGGCGAACTTTCAGCAAGAACTCAATACAAGCAAATGATTGGTGTTGACAGAGACTGGCAAGATGTTATTTTTGATGGTGGTACCATTCAAAACTACTCGTTTAGTGCAAGAGGTGGAAGTGAGAATACAAAATTTAGTACCTCGATAAATTATTTAAATGATGAAGGTGTTCTTTTAACAGATGGTTATGAAAAGTTTGGTTTAAAGTTGAAACTAGATACTAAGGTTAATAAGTTTAAGATGGGTGTAAACTTATCACCTTCTTATTCAAACCGAAGAAGATTTGATGGTTCAACACATGATATCTTACGTCAACCACCATGGTTACCTGTATATCACGACGAAAATACTATTCAATTTGTGGATAGAAACACATATCCTGACGTACAGGTAGGCGATTACGCAAATCAGCGTCATTTCGACAATTATATGTTAAATGGTTCGGAAGTAGATATTAGCAATACTTCGAATGTAAACCCTGCAGCTAAGGTTTTGGAGCGAGATTATACCTACAAAAAATTCAAAATGTACGGTGTTGCTTATGTACAGTATGATATTACAAAGGACTTAAACTTTAAGTCTTCTTTTGGTGGTGATTTCCAAAATACAGATGTTAGAAGATGGCAGGGACCTTTGGGCCATAGAAATGGTGCAGATAATACACAGCTATACGAATCAACCCAAAACCGGATTCACCTTGTAAATGACAATTTCTTTAGTTACGATAAAAGAATGGGCGACCACGATATTAGCGCTATTTTGGGTATGTCGGTTGAATCATGGGATACTGAATTTGCAAGCATTAATGCAACCGATTATACATTCGATTACATCCAGAATATAAGTGCAGCAGGCACAATAAGTGCAGCGGAATCGGGTAAGTACGAAGAACGATTATTGTCGTTTACAAGTAGGGTCAATTATGCTTACAAAGACAAATATCTGGCTTCGGCGAGTTTCCGTCGCGATGGTAGTTCTCGTTTTGGATCGGACACCAAATACGGTAACTTCACTGCTTTCTCAGTAGGTTGGAGACTTTCTGAAGAAGATTTCTTAAAAGATAGTGAAGCGATAAATAGCTTAAAGCTTCGATTTAGTTATGGTGTAACTGGTAACAACGCAATTGATGCCGGTACGGTATACGAAGAACATTATCCTTACCTGGCATTGTTAGAAACTTCTACCGCTGTTGTCAACGGTTCGCTAGTTACGGGTTTTAATGCCCTAAACATTGCAAATCCTGAATTAGGTTGGGAAAAATCAGTAGAGTATAACCCTGGTCTTGATTTTATGTTGTGGGATGGTTTGCTCTCAGGTTCGATTGAATATTACAATAGAACCAGTGATAACTTAATTTTAGAAAACCCTGTTTCAACAACTACCGGTTTCGATGCAGCACTTATTAACAGAGGTGAAGTAGAGAATAGTGGTATTGAAGTTGAATTACGCTCTACCGTTAATATTACGAAAGACTTTAGCTGGAGCGGAGCAATTATGGCTTCTAAAAACGAAAACAAGTTAAACGATTTTGCTGAGTCTAACGGTCAAATTCAAAGTGTTGACTCGAAAAGGGCTGCAGAATGGATTAACCTGGAAGGTCTGCCAATTTCATCATTCTATGGTTGGGTAGTTGACAGAGATATTCCTTTAGAATATTTGAATAATCCATACCACCCTGTAGGTGGAGAAGCTCAGGACGTTTATGTAAAAGATTTAAATGGTGATGGAATTATTGATGATGAGGATAAAGCGGTGCTGGGTAACCCTTATCCGGAATTGATCTGGAGTTTCTCGAACGATTTCAAATTTAAAAACTTCGATTTTAGCTTTATGTTCCAGGGATCGCACGGAGCTGAAGTGAGAAACATGGGAGACCAGTATATCTTCAACCATTTTAATAGTAGCCAGGATTTTGATCCGGCAATAACACCCGATCAGGAGTTTATTAAGCAGAAGATATTTACAAACGATATCATTCAAGATGCTTCATACATAGCATTAAGAAATATAAATTTTGGCTACACATTTGGGAAAAACCTGTTAGAAAGAACTTTCATTGAAAAAGCACGAATATATGTGTCAGCACAAAACTTACTCTATTTTACAGCCGATGATTACACAGGTTTCAACCCTGAGTCTATAGATACTACCTCTCCAACAACCTATGGTTACCAGAGAGCAGGTTCTCCGATTGCTAAAACAATAAGTTTTGGTGTAAACATTGATTTTTAA
- a CDS encoding PKD domain-containing protein: MKNNIINTKLNQSSVWKLMILVLAVSFTACDFAYDLPEANSKPDETPPSAYFTYAQGQGTAEEWKDYTFSNLSNSATDYVWDFGDGNTSTDKDGKNTYPGEGTYTVTLTASDKLGVTSTHSETVEVVEPEEPEAIIPVILEPSFEDLTLPDGTGDGRDSWRNDFGGVIQITSSPVYDGSQAAKFPSAGDRVAYQDGIEVSPNTDYILTYYYTMKDGAGNLTVRVLGGTISDLSEVAGATLGEHVGTDTTDPDTYVQVSIPFNTGTNGSIAILITNEGVECRADMFEIVVAEQN; this comes from the coding sequence ATGAAGAATAACATTATAAATACAAAACTAAATCAAAGCTCTGTTTGGAAGTTGATGATCTTGGTATTAGCAGTTTCTTTTACAGCTTGTGATTTTGCATACGATTTGCCAGAAGCAAATTCAAAACCAGATGAAACACCACCAAGTGCATACTTTACATATGCACAAGGTCAGGGTACCGCTGAAGAATGGAAAGACTATACTTTCTCTAATTTATCAAACAGTGCTACCGACTACGTATGGGATTTCGGAGATGGTAATACCTCAACCGATAAAGATGGTAAAAATACCTATCCGGGAGAAGGAACTTATACGGTAACTTTAACCGCTTCAGATAAACTGGGTGTAACCAGTACACATTCTGAAACTGTTGAGGTTGTTGAACCTGAAGAGCCAGAGGCTATTATTCCTGTAATTTTGGAGCCTAGTTTTGAAGACTTGACTTTGCCTGATGGCACAGGAGATGGCAGAGATTCATGGAGAAACGATTTTGGTGGAGTCATTCAAATTACCAGCAGTCCTGTATACGATGGTTCTCAGGCCGCTAAATTCCCTTCAGCCGGCGATAGAGTTGCTTACCAGGATGGAATAGAAGTGTCACCAAATACCGATTATATCCTTACCTACTATTATACCATGAAAGACGGTGCAGGTAATTTAACCGTAAGGGTATTGGGTGGAACAATAAGTGATTTATCTGAAGTTGCCGGTGCCACATTAGGTGAACACGTTGGTACCGATACAACTGATCCGGATACCTATGTGCAAGTTTCAATTCCATTTAATACAGGAACAAACGGAAGCATTGCTATACTTATCACCAATGAAGGTGTTGAGTGTCGTGCCGATATGTTTGAAATTGTGGTAGCTGAGCAAAACTAA
- a CDS encoding polysaccharide lyase family 7 protein, with protein sequence MLKSIVNIIFLTLSFCVAMISVSCQDSSDDVLDIVTPEEEIDYKLPDIDLSNWKVTLPVGNPTEVLPPEILDYATNETLKPFMYNDSIEGALVFYTYPGASTANSSYSRTELRELMNPEDYGKTNWTFAQGGYMKGTLAMADISEDDAGNYHRTIIMQIHGRLTDEQRDLIDAKDNNAPPILKIYWAYGNVRVKTKVLKNLNASYEELLQTDAWGDDDGHTFSEPVGFEKFTLEVKVSEGRMEVILNGKESIVYNDIHIEKWGVFENYFKAGNYLVTHDENAFSKVKYFELEVNHE encoded by the coding sequence ATGCTTAAGTCAATCGTAAATATAATCTTTCTAACTCTTAGCTTTTGTGTAGCAATGATTAGTGTTAGTTGTCAGGACTCATCCGACGATGTTCTTGATATTGTAACACCTGAAGAGGAGATAGATTATAAATTACCTGATATTGATTTAAGCAATTGGAAAGTAACACTTCCGGTTGGAAATCCAACGGAAGTGTTACCTCCTGAAATATTGGATTATGCGACGAATGAAACGCTAAAGCCTTTTATGTACAACGATTCCATCGAAGGAGCCCTGGTGTTTTATACCTATCCCGGAGCTTCTACTGCAAATTCTTCTTACTCAAGAACTGAACTGAGGGAGTTAATGAATCCTGAGGATTATGGGAAAACGAATTGGACATTTGCGCAAGGTGGATATATGAAAGGAACTCTGGCAATGGCTGATATTTCGGAAGATGATGCAGGAAACTATCATCGGACTATTATCATGCAAATTCATGGCCGGTTAACCGATGAACAGCGGGATTTAATTGACGCAAAAGATAACAACGCTCCTCCAATATTAAAGATTTATTGGGCTTATGGAAATGTAAGAGTAAAAACAAAAGTTCTAAAAAATTTAAATGCTTCCTACGAAGAGTTACTTCAAACAGATGCTTGGGGAGATGATGATGGGCATACGTTCTCAGAACCTGTTGGTTTTGAAAAATTCACATTAGAAGTAAAAGTCTCGGAAGGAAGAATGGAGGTCATTTTAAATGGTAAAGAATCAATAGTTTATAATGATATCCATATTGAAAAATGGGGCGTATTCGAAAATTATTTTAAGGCGGGAAACTATCTGGTGACACATGATGAAAATGCCTTTTCTAAAGTCAAATACTTTGAGTTAGAAGTGAATCATGAATAA
- a CDS encoding FadR/GntR family transcriptional regulator, which produces MDVLENFKAIEVESPVDKIIKQIRNSIVSGQMKPGDKLPSERKLSESFGIGRTYVRDAIKKLEFYGILKTLPQSGTIVSGADISAMEGLISNVIKLNENDFFHLVETRVVMETYACGQAAIRRSNRDIADLEEKLDEYKQRVDANLPGIKEDFNFHIQITEASQNMVIKSLMLILIPDILEIYRKLNVCGEGRFYKSFDEHKVILDCIIKQDSKAAEEAMRVHLKDVVNFSLSYKGNE; this is translated from the coding sequence ATGGATGTTTTAGAAAACTTTAAAGCCATAGAAGTAGAAAGTCCGGTAGATAAAATTATAAAACAGATACGTAACTCAATCGTATCGGGCCAAATGAAACCAGGGGATAAATTACCCTCTGAGAGAAAGCTATCGGAGTCGTTCGGAATTGGTCGTACTTATGTACGCGATGCTATAAAGAAATTGGAGTTTTATGGTATTCTCAAAACATTACCGCAAAGTGGAACAATCGTTTCCGGTGCTGATATTTCAGCAATGGAAGGATTGATTTCGAATGTGATAAAACTAAATGAAAATGATTTTTTCCATTTGGTTGAAACACGGGTAGTGATGGAAACATACGCATGTGGCCAGGCTGCGATTCGTCGTTCAAACCGCGATATTGCTGACCTGGAAGAAAAACTTGATGAATATAAGCAGCGTGTTGATGCAAATTTACCAGGGATTAAGGAGGACTTTAACTTTCATATACAAATTACCGAAGCCAGCCAGAATATGGTAATAAAATCTTTAATGCTGATTCTGATACCCGACATCCTTGAAATTTACAGAAAGCTAAATGTATGCGGAGAAGGACGGTTTTACAAGTCGTTTGATGAGCATAAAGTTATACTCGATTGCATCATTAAACAAGATTCTAAAGCCGCAGAAGAGGCAATGCGAGTACATTTAAAAGATGTTGTAAACTTCAGTTTGTCTTATAAGGGAAACGAATAA